The following proteins are encoded in a genomic region of Corynebacterium atypicum:
- a CDS encoding PTS ascorbate transporter subunit IIC, with protein MDWLIAIPEFLVNEILSVPAFLIGIITAIGLAAMRRSAGQVIGGAIKATLGFLLIGAGATLVTAALEPLGALIQAATGAQGVVPTNEAIAGIAQQEYGSQVAWVMILGFAVSLILARFTPLSYVFLTGHHVLFMATMLAIILITAGYSTVVVIVVGALLLGILMVALPAIAHPWTRRITGDDSVAIGHFGTAGYVAAAAVGKLVGGKGATQSRSTEDLKLPEGLRFLRDSMVATALSMSLMYIVLALLALARVGESAFDAFDGGATGVGNFVMQSFTQGLQFGVAVAVILFGVRTILGELVPAFQGIAAKVVPGAIPALDAPIVFPYAQNAVLIGFISSFVGGLVGLAVLSLWLNPAFGVALILPGLVPHFFTGGAAGVYGNATGGRRGAIFGALANGLIITFLPAFLLKVLGAFGTENTTFGDADFGWFGLLVGSAGNVGGTLGLVLILAIGAAVFAGGMITQKKLVRTGWDPTPWRPRPGGAESAAAASGTPAAAGATRTGSARNYPKIAPPKGAPLPPEPLAD; from the coding sequence ATGGACTGGCTAATCGCCATCCCTGAATTCCTCGTCAATGAGATCCTTTCGGTGCCGGCCTTCCTCATCGGCATCATCACCGCCATCGGTCTTGCCGCCATGCGCAGATCCGCCGGGCAGGTCATCGGCGGGGCCATCAAGGCCACCCTGGGATTCTTACTCATCGGCGCCGGCGCGACCCTGGTCACCGCCGCCCTCGAACCGCTAGGCGCGCTCATCCAGGCCGCCACCGGGGCTCAAGGCGTGGTGCCCACCAACGAGGCCATCGCCGGCATCGCCCAGCAGGAGTACGGCTCGCAGGTCGCCTGGGTCATGATCTTAGGCTTCGCCGTCTCCTTGATCCTCGCGCGCTTTACCCCATTAAGCTACGTGTTCCTCACCGGCCACCACGTGCTGTTTATGGCCACGATGCTGGCGATCATCCTCATCACCGCCGGCTACTCCACCGTGGTGGTCATCGTGGTCGGAGCCCTGCTGCTCGGAATCCTCATGGTGGCGCTGCCGGCCATCGCCCACCCGTGGACTCGCCGGATTACCGGAGACGACTCGGTGGCCATCGGCCACTTCGGCACCGCCGGCTACGTGGCTGCGGCAGCGGTGGGCAAGCTCGTCGGGGGCAAGGGAGCCACGCAAAGCCGGTCTACCGAAGACCTCAAGCTCCCGGAGGGCCTGCGGTTTTTGCGCGACTCCATGGTAGCCACCGCACTATCCATGTCGCTGATGTACATCGTGCTGGCGCTTCTTGCGCTCGCCCGGGTGGGCGAGAGCGCCTTTGACGCCTTCGACGGCGGCGCCACCGGAGTGGGCAACTTCGTCATGCAGTCCTTCACTCAGGGCTTGCAGTTCGGCGTGGCCGTGGCCGTCATCCTCTTCGGCGTGCGCACGATCTTGGGCGAACTCGTGCCCGCCTTCCAGGGCATCGCCGCCAAGGTGGTCCCCGGCGCTATTCCCGCCCTCGACGCCCCGATCGTGTTCCCCTACGCGCAAAACGCCGTGCTCATCGGCTTCATCTCGTCCTTCGTCGGCGGCCTCGTGGGGCTTGCGGTCTTAAGCCTCTGGCTCAACCCGGCCTTCGGGGTGGCGCTGATCCTTCCTGGCCTCGTCCCCCACTTCTTCACCGGTGGCGCCGCCGGCGTCTACGGAAACGCCACCGGCGGGCGCCGCGGCGCGATCTTCGGCGCCCTGGCCAACGGACTTATCATCACGTTCCTGCCAGCCTTCCTCCTCAAGGTCCTGGGCGCATTCGGTACTGAGAACACCACCTTCGGCGACGCGGACTTTGGCTGGTTCGGCCTGCTCGTTGGATCGGCCGGGAACGTCGGAGGCACACTCGGGCTGGTACTCATCCTGGCCATCGGCGCGGCGGTCTTCGCCGGCGGGATGATCACCCAGAAGAAGCTCGTCCGCACCGGCTGGGACCCCACCCCCTGGCGGCCGCGGCCCGGCGGAGCAGAATCCGCGGCCGCGGCTTCCGGCACTCCAGCTGCGGCTGGCGCCACGCGCACAGGCTCTGCCCGTAACTACCCCAAGATCGCCCCGCCGAAAGGCGCGCCGCTGCCCCCGGAGCCGCTCGCGGACTAG
- a CDS encoding YeeE/YedE thiosulfate transporter family protein, which produces MILTGLAVGAALGIVMQRGRFCVTGMLRDLFMLRSWRTLTALFIVIAVHSVGIAALTSVGIISPDPTTFAPVAVIVGGFLFGLAIVLAGGCASGTWYRSGEGLVGSWIALVFYALSAAAMKTGPLTGFNKAMKSWDTGWTNLPDTFGVSLWWFAIPMALFAGWAAQRFLQRDAAKPRMAILDQPTWKKPLHVYTAGILVGLIGVIAWPLSAATGRNDGLGITTPSANLAHWTVTADSGRLDWGVMLVLGILVGSFLAARATGEFRVRVPSAQQASRSVVGGIGMGVGASLAGGCTVGNGMVQTSLFSYQGWVALLFIALGVGVAAKLWLKPEEAGKLDPGYGPSAPATADAAPASAVPTASGVGSASAGQALGGPAGGLKVATGLISVGEKRSPKARPLGGGRYFLDQMGAVCPFPLIELKDVLATLDDGEELVMDFDCTQGTDTIPRWAADNGHEVTDFHANGNAGWQIAIRK; this is translated from the coding sequence ATGATCCTCACCGGACTCGCTGTGGGTGCCGCGCTAGGCATCGTGATGCAGCGCGGCCGCTTCTGCGTAACTGGCATGCTGCGCGACCTGTTTATGTTGCGGTCCTGGCGCACGCTTACGGCGCTGTTCATCGTCATCGCCGTGCACTCCGTGGGAATAGCCGCGCTGACTAGCGTCGGCATCATCTCCCCGGATCCGACCACCTTCGCCCCGGTGGCCGTCATCGTCGGAGGCTTCCTCTTCGGGCTCGCCATCGTTCTGGCCGGCGGGTGCGCGTCGGGAACCTGGTATCGCTCGGGCGAGGGGCTCGTGGGCTCGTGGATCGCGCTCGTGTTCTATGCGCTGTCCGCGGCCGCGATGAAGACGGGTCCGCTCACCGGCTTTAACAAGGCCATGAAGTCCTGGGATACGGGCTGGACCAATCTGCCGGACACCTTCGGGGTGTCGCTGTGGTGGTTCGCCATCCCGATGGCTCTCTTCGCGGGCTGGGCCGCGCAGCGATTCCTGCAGCGCGACGCAGCCAAGCCGCGCATGGCCATTCTCGATCAGCCCACCTGGAAAAAGCCGCTGCACGTCTACACGGCCGGGATCCTGGTCGGTCTGATCGGCGTGATCGCCTGGCCGCTGTCCGCGGCCACGGGGCGCAACGACGGCCTGGGGATCACCACGCCGAGCGCCAACTTGGCCCACTGGACGGTGACGGCGGACTCCGGGCGTCTCGACTGGGGCGTGATGCTGGTGTTGGGCATCCTTGTCGGCTCATTCCTGGCTGCGCGCGCCACCGGCGAGTTCCGCGTACGCGTGCCTAGCGCGCAGCAGGCCAGCCGCTCGGTGGTCGGCGGCATCGGAATGGGCGTAGGCGCCTCACTCGCCGGCGGCTGCACGGTGGGCAACGGCATGGTGCAGACGTCTCTGTTCAGCTACCAGGGGTGGGTGGCCTTGCTGTTCATCGCTCTGGGAGTGGGCGTGGCCGCGAAGCTGTGGCTGAAGCCGGAAGAGGCAGGAAAGTTGGATCCGGGGTACGGCCCCAGCGCGCCGGCGACTGCCGACGCCGCGCCGGCTTCCGCAGTGCCGACGGCGTCAGGCGTGGGCTCCGCTTCGGCGGGCCAGGCCCTCGGCGGGCCTGCCGGTGGGCTCAAGGTCGCGACGGGGCTTATCTCGGTGGGAGAGAAGCGTAGTCCCAAGGCTCGGCCGCTGGGTGGCGGGCGCTATTTCCTCGACCAGATGGGCGCGGTATGCCCCTTCCCGCTCATTGAGCTCAAGGACGTCCTGGCCACGCTTGACGATGGCGAGGAGCTCGTCATGGACTTCGATTGCACCCAGGGCACCGATACCATTCCGCGGTGGGCGGCGGATAACGGCCACGAGGTGACCGACTTCCACGCTAACGGCAACGCCGGTTGGCAGATCGCCATCCGCAAGTAG
- a CDS encoding FUSC family protein: MVARLGLNPVEVGAWALIGVASAVVIGMVPALVNPHAPERQAVNTLERSVENFARAPRPAVAKKHAAETALQNAWYTLADAGLIRGGRIITDHGTELVARVREAQLRLARLNLEFSGEELSKDLDESPVYVDLTRTAIPHARPSVAYRIYRSIHPYSHATMTASKVLLAALAAGAVGLLFQLDRPDWAVVSVLLTLQWGPERIPGTIRGLHRVIGSIAGIGFFAGLHLLGISGWSLLAVLAVCQFFAEIFVVRNYGFCVLFTTPLALLMGGALTQPMGTVVLSRTAEIIVAIAFALIALWWWLPDAETRHHARLNKRCQRAMGALLGALLTAPPSAALSERRDLQYELLSEGRAAKTLAADTPDFARTRWQKHVATQQAGYMLLDYCTKFDNRELSLEEIASLSKRVRAAGSR; this comes from the coding sequence ATGGTCGCCCGGCTCGGGCTGAACCCCGTCGAGGTCGGCGCCTGGGCGCTCATCGGGGTAGCCAGCGCCGTCGTTATCGGCATGGTCCCCGCCCTGGTCAACCCCCACGCCCCGGAGCGGCAGGCCGTGAATACCTTGGAACGCAGCGTCGAAAACTTCGCCCGCGCCCCGCGCCCGGCCGTCGCCAAAAAGCATGCCGCAGAGACCGCCTTGCAAAACGCCTGGTACACGCTTGCCGACGCCGGGCTCATCCGCGGCGGGCGCATCATCACCGACCACGGCACAGAGCTGGTCGCCCGAGTCCGCGAGGCCCAGCTGCGCCTGGCTCGCCTCAACCTCGAATTTAGCGGGGAGGAGCTCTCCAAGGACCTCGACGAGTCGCCCGTCTATGTCGACCTCACCCGCACCGCCATCCCGCACGCCCGCCCGAGCGTCGCCTACCGCATCTACCGCTCCATCCACCCCTACTCGCACGCGACGATGACGGCCTCCAAAGTGCTGCTCGCCGCACTAGCCGCAGGCGCTGTCGGCCTCCTTTTCCAGCTCGATCGCCCCGACTGGGCGGTGGTGAGCGTGCTGCTCACGCTGCAGTGGGGCCCAGAGCGCATCCCGGGCACGATCCGCGGCCTGCATCGCGTCATCGGGTCCATCGCCGGCATCGGCTTCTTCGCCGGCCTGCACCTGCTCGGCATTTCCGGCTGGTCGCTACTCGCCGTACTGGCCGTCTGCCAGTTCTTCGCCGAGATCTTCGTGGTGCGCAACTACGGATTCTGTGTCCTATTTACTACCCCGCTGGCGCTCCTGATGGGCGGGGCACTCACCCAGCCCATGGGCACCGTGGTGCTTTCTCGTACCGCCGAGATCATCGTGGCCATCGCCTTTGCACTGATCGCCCTATGGTGGTGGCTTCCCGACGCCGAGACCCGGCACCACGCCCGGCTGAATAAACGCTGCCAGCGCGCCATGGGTGCACTGTTAGGGGCCCTGCTCACGGCCCCGCCGTCGGCCGCCCTTTCCGAACGCCGCGACCTGCAGTACGAGCTGCTCTCCGAGGGCCGCGCCGCAAAAACACTGGCGGCCGACACCCCCGATTTCGCCCGTACCCGGTGGCAGAAGCATGTGGCCACCCAACAGGCCGGCTACATGCTGCTGGACTACTGCACCAAGTTTGACAACCGGGAGCTGTCGCTCGAGGAAATCGCCTCGCTATCCAAGCGGGTGCGCGCGGCCGGCTCCCGGTGA
- a CDS encoding BCCT family transporter, protein MGIYPHDIHPGLVPGISVDEQRNRFGTDKFVFTITAALIIAFITWGIASPESVAATASTAFEWAMVNASWLLNSVMIIGIGAAIYLAFSRFGVIQLGTDDEEPEFSRFSWVAMMFGAGIGVGIFFFGPSEPLAYYLDPPPHTVAAQTPEALHQAMAQSHFHWAVAAWALYALVGAALAYSSYRRGRVALLSAVFRSLLSPRTNGVIGRIIDMLAIFATVFGTAATLGLSAIQIGQGVEIVSGAGPLSNTALIVIIAVLTIGFILSAVSGVSRGIRYLSNTNITLTLALVAFVFFVGPTLFLLNLVPSGILSYLEHLPAMLGKSLSWGEETIEFQSGWTAFYWAWWIAWTPFVGMFIARISRGRTIREFILVTLAVPSFILALAFTVFGGTAIALSRSGQENFDGSATPEQVLFAMFDTLPLAQITPYLLIFVLAVFFITSADSASVIMGTLSSQGNTQPKKLVVVFWGLAMMGIAVVMLLTGGEDALSGLQSLTILIALPFSIVLLAMIVAFIKDLSTDPAAMRRSYGEAALRNAVYRGLAEHGDDFELTVTRSEEGMGAGAAIDSTSEDYTQWYQRTDEDGRDVGYDYASGEWGDGWTAETGASEEGATPDARHPSAYPEGDVRRTD, encoded by the coding sequence GTGGGCATCTATCCCCACGACATCCACCCGGGTCTTGTGCCCGGCATCAGCGTCGACGAACAGCGCAACCGGTTCGGCACCGACAAATTCGTCTTCACCATCACGGCAGCTCTCATCATCGCCTTCATCACGTGGGGCATAGCCAGCCCCGAAAGTGTGGCGGCTACGGCGAGCACGGCCTTCGAGTGGGCCATGGTCAACGCCTCCTGGCTGCTGAACTCAGTGATGATCATCGGCATCGGCGCCGCGATCTACCTCGCGTTCTCGCGCTTTGGCGTCATCCAACTAGGCACTGACGACGAAGAACCGGAATTCTCCCGGTTCTCTTGGGTCGCCATGATGTTCGGCGCGGGCATAGGCGTCGGCATCTTTTTCTTCGGCCCCTCAGAGCCGCTCGCCTACTACCTCGATCCGCCGCCGCACACCGTCGCCGCCCAAACCCCAGAGGCCTTACACCAGGCCATGGCACAGTCCCACTTTCACTGGGCAGTAGCTGCATGGGCACTCTACGCCCTCGTCGGCGCGGCGCTGGCCTACTCGTCGTACCGCCGCGGGCGGGTCGCGCTCCTTTCAGCCGTCTTCCGATCGTTGCTTAGCCCTCGGACGAACGGGGTAATCGGCCGGATCATTGACATGCTGGCTATCTTTGCCACAGTGTTCGGTACCGCCGCCACGCTGGGGCTGTCCGCCATCCAAATCGGCCAGGGAGTGGAAATCGTCTCCGGGGCCGGCCCCTTAAGCAACACCGCGCTCATCGTGATCATCGCAGTGCTCACGATTGGCTTTATCCTCTCGGCGGTCTCTGGAGTCTCGCGCGGCATCAGGTACCTATCCAACACCAACATCACGCTGACACTCGCGCTCGTGGCCTTTGTGTTCTTTGTTGGCCCAACGTTATTCTTGCTCAACCTCGTTCCATCGGGCATCCTTTCCTACCTCGAGCACCTACCGGCCATGCTGGGCAAATCACTATCTTGGGGCGAAGAGACCATCGAGTTCCAATCTGGGTGGACCGCGTTCTATTGGGCCTGGTGGATTGCCTGGACGCCGTTCGTCGGCATGTTCATCGCCCGGATCTCGCGCGGGCGTACCATCCGCGAGTTCATCCTGGTCACCCTCGCAGTACCTAGCTTCATCCTTGCCCTCGCCTTCACCGTTTTCGGCGGCACCGCGATCGCGCTTTCACGTTCCGGACAAGAGAACTTCGACGGCTCCGCAACCCCCGAGCAGGTCCTCTTTGCCATGTTCGATACCCTGCCGTTGGCCCAAATCACCCCCTACCTGCTGATCTTCGTCTTGGCGGTCTTTTTCATCACCTCGGCGGACTCCGCCTCGGTCATCATGGGAACCCTGTCTTCCCAGGGCAACACGCAACCCAAAAAACTCGTCGTCGTCTTCTGGGGACTGGCGATGATGGGCATCGCGGTCGTCATGCTGCTCACCGGCGGCGAGGATGCCTTAAGTGGGTTGCAGTCGCTGACTATCCTGATCGCCCTGCCCTTTTCTATCGTCCTACTAGCCATGATCGTCGCCTTCATCAAGGACCTCTCCACGGATCCGGCCGCGATGCGGCGGTCCTACGGCGAGGCCGCCCTACGCAACGCCGTCTACCGCGGGCTAGCCGAACACGGCGACGACTTCGAGCTCACCGTCACTCGGTCTGAGGAAGGCATGGGTGCGGGCGCCGCGATCGATTCCACCTCGGAGGACTACACGCAGTGGTATCAGCGCACCGACGAGGACGGCCGCGACGTAGGCTACGACTACGCCTCCGGCGAGTGGGGAGACGGCTGGACAGCAGAAACCGGTGCCTCCGAGGAGGGTGCGACTCCCGACGCACGGCACCCTTCGGCCTACCCGGAAGGCGACGTACGCCGCACCGACTAA
- a CDS encoding BCCT family transporter translates to MDSGKRERRIVTEFKRTPARKPRRASTRRAGRIHPVLIPGIGVEKTGVAFPTNRLVFAMALVVTLAVFAWAALAPDNLNEVGTQMREWVTSNLGWMFTFMVLAIMIFMLVIAIGPTGGIKLGTDEEEPEYSRASWISMLFAAGLGIGLIFYGPMEPLTHFIDAPPASDAPSATVANILPAISQALFHQTLFTWAIYAVVGGAIAYATYRRGRLPLISALFEPIFPNGPHRVIGRVIDIFALLVTLFGTATSLGIGALQIQAGTQIVTGWDTAGNTFIIVSISVLTALFILSAVTGVKKGIRFLSNVNMGLVIFMALFVLVFGPTVFILDLMPSAFVDFVGRVPELFSVFPSQGGENAEFMTTWTTMYWAWWLSWSPFVGMFIAKISRGRTIREYVFVVIFAPGMISVAWYVIFGGAAISQVLNSLDLKIKDSGENVMFDLLGNLPASTILQVLTLVAILIFFVTAADSATVVMGSMSQNGRPVPTQGVSVVWGLALGLVALFLLLAGGQNALSGLQAVMVTCSVPFVVILLAAIVCWILDLRTDPLMIRSRYADRAVAKGVHRGIEKYGDDFVFETAAVGEDEGAGSEFESENPAYTQWYTSNIDSQGVPYGESHEPRADGRDGSAKG, encoded by the coding sequence GTGGATAGTGGGAAACGGGAACGCAGGATCGTCACCGAGTTCAAGCGCACTCCGGCGCGTAAACCTCGGCGGGCGAGCACCAGGCGCGCCGGCCGCATCCATCCAGTCCTGATTCCCGGAATTGGCGTGGAGAAGACGGGCGTCGCCTTCCCCACGAACCGGTTGGTCTTCGCCATGGCCTTGGTGGTGACGCTGGCCGTCTTTGCCTGGGCTGCCCTCGCGCCAGACAACCTCAACGAGGTGGGCACCCAGATGCGCGAGTGGGTGACCAGCAACTTGGGCTGGATGTTCACCTTCATGGTGCTGGCGATCATGATATTCATGCTGGTCATCGCCATCGGACCGACGGGCGGGATTAAGCTTGGCACAGACGAGGAGGAGCCGGAGTACTCGCGAGCCAGCTGGATTTCGATGCTTTTTGCAGCGGGGTTAGGCATCGGGCTCATCTTTTACGGGCCGATGGAGCCGCTGACGCACTTTATCGACGCCCCGCCGGCGTCCGACGCGCCCAGCGCAACCGTGGCAAACATTCTGCCGGCGATCTCTCAGGCGCTGTTCCACCAGACGCTGTTCACCTGGGCTATTTATGCGGTGGTGGGCGGCGCGATCGCGTACGCCACCTATCGGCGCGGCCGGTTGCCGCTGATCTCGGCGCTCTTCGAGCCGATTTTCCCCAACGGACCGCACCGCGTAATCGGCCGAGTCATCGACATTTTCGCGCTTCTGGTCACGCTCTTCGGCACGGCGACGTCGTTGGGCATCGGGGCGCTTCAGATTCAGGCGGGCACGCAGATCGTCACGGGCTGGGATACCGCGGGGAACACCTTTATTATCGTCTCGATCTCGGTGCTGACCGCACTGTTCATCCTGTCCGCGGTCACCGGAGTCAAAAAGGGCATTCGGTTCCTCTCGAACGTTAATATGGGTCTGGTCATTTTCATGGCGCTCTTCGTTCTCGTGTTCGGCCCCACCGTGTTCATCTTGGACCTGATGCCCAGCGCTTTCGTCGATTTTGTGGGCCGGGTACCGGAGCTGTTTTCGGTCTTTCCCAGCCAGGGCGGTGAGAATGCTGAGTTCATGACCACCTGGACCACCATGTACTGGGCGTGGTGGCTGTCCTGGTCGCCCTTCGTCGGCATGTTCATCGCCAAGATTTCCCGCGGGCGCACCATCCGCGAGTACGTCTTTGTCGTGATCTTCGCCCCGGGCATGATCTCGGTGGCGTGGTACGTAATCTTCGGCGGTGCGGCGATCTCGCAGGTCCTTAACAGTCTGGACCTGAAGATCAAGGATTCCGGTGAGAACGTGATGTTCGACCTTTTGGGCAATCTCCCGGCCTCGACGATCCTCCAAGTGCTCACCCTCGTGGCAATACTGATCTTCTTTGTCACGGCCGCGGACTCGGCCACGGTGGTCATGGGCTCGATGTCGCAGAACGGCCGGCCGGTGCCGACGCAGGGGGTGAGTGTGGTCTGGGGTCTGGCTCTGGGCCTGGTGGCGTTGTTCTTGCTGCTGGCCGGTGGCCAGAACGCGCTCAGTGGCCTCCAGGCCGTGATGGTGACGTGTTCGGTGCCTTTCGTAGTGATTCTGCTGGCGGCGATCGTTTGTTGGATCCTTGACTTGCGTACTGACCCGTTGATGATTCGTTCGCGCTACGCGGATCGCGCGGTAGCCAAGGGCGTGCATCGCGGCATCGAGAAGTACGGTGACGACTTCGTTTTTGAGACGGCCGCGGTGGGCGAGGACGAGGGCGCGGGCTCGGAATTCGAAAGCGAGAACCCGGCCTACACACAGTGGTATACGAGCAATATCGATTCCCAGGGCGTGCCGTATGGCGAAAGCCACGAGCCGCGCGCCGATGGCCGGGACGGGTCAGCTAAGGGTTAA
- a CDS encoding PTS sugar transporter subunit IIA, translating into MTTLSQLLDPRAIALDQSAESWQDAVRAAGALLTDSGVATSAYTEAMIATVEDKGPYIVIAPGFAFAHARPNEAVHNTGMSWLTLREPVAFGHPTNDPVSLVVALAATDDKQHTQAMAQLAKLLGNKRKRELLDAATTPEEVMRIIADAAPAQAAASTAASANATSQPPATGSTTRDKILTVCGNGLGTSLFLKNTLEEVLDHWGWQGLITVEATDTISAKGKAKEADLIMTSGEIACTLGDLGIPVCVIENFTSKAEIDHALRELYDLDSLA; encoded by the coding sequence ATGACAACGCTTAGCCAATTGCTCGATCCCCGAGCCATCGCCCTGGACCAATCGGCCGAATCCTGGCAAGACGCCGTGCGAGCCGCGGGCGCACTTCTCACCGACTCCGGCGTGGCCACCAGCGCCTACACGGAAGCCATGATCGCCACCGTCGAAGACAAAGGCCCCTATATCGTCATCGCTCCGGGCTTCGCCTTCGCCCACGCGCGCCCGAACGAGGCCGTGCACAACACCGGGATGTCCTGGCTAACGCTGCGCGAGCCAGTCGCCTTCGGCCACCCCACCAACGACCCGGTCTCGCTCGTCGTCGCGCTCGCCGCAACCGACGACAAACAGCACACCCAGGCCATGGCGCAGCTGGCCAAGCTCTTAGGCAACAAGCGCAAGCGCGAACTCCTCGACGCCGCGACGACCCCAGAGGAAGTCATGCGCATCATTGCCGACGCCGCGCCGGCCCAAGCCGCGGCGAGCACCGCGGCGTCAGCAAACGCGACGAGCCAGCCGCCCGCCACCGGTTCCACCACCCGCGACAAGATCCTCACCGTCTGCGGCAACGGGCTGGGCACCTCCCTGTTCCTCAAAAACACGCTCGAAGAAGTGCTGGACCACTGGGGCTGGCAGGGGCTGATCACCGTGGAGGCGACCGACACCATCTCTGCGAAAGGAAAAGCCAAGGAGGCGGACCTCATCATGACCTCCGGTGAGATCGCTTGCACCCTGGGCGATCTCGGCATTCCCGTCTGCGTGATTGAGAACTTCACCTCCAAAGCCGAAATCGATCACGCCCTGCGCGAGCTCTACGACCTCGACTCGCTGGCATAG
- a CDS encoding bile acid:sodium symporter family protein, which yields MTQTNVDPRETGDGSARLVVLGFPLFILAGTIIAFLFPAPFVPLTNYITIFLMVIMFSMGLTITIPDFKVIARKPAPVFIGVVAQFVIMPALAFLVAHVMKLDPAVAVGLYMLGSVPGGTSSNVIAYLAKGDVAVSIAMTSVSTLVSPIMTPILMLLLAGTRTDVNASAMALSLVQTVLVPVIAGLLLRTYANAFVDKILPVLPVVSIVGIGGVVFGTVAKSADLLASVGVALFVAVFAHNVLGYLLGYLTGKVFRLPEPINRTLATEIGTQSAGLASGMSAKFFAPEAALPGAVAAVLHNITGAIYAALMRRRPLPAAAAKQPVRV from the coding sequence ATGACGCAAACCAACGTGGATCCCCGCGAGACCGGCGACGGCTCGGCTCGGCTCGTCGTCCTCGGCTTTCCGCTTTTCATCCTCGCCGGGACCATCATCGCCTTCTTGTTTCCGGCGCCGTTCGTGCCGCTGACGAATTACATCACGATCTTTTTGATGGTCATCATGTTCTCGATGGGGCTGACCATCACCATCCCGGACTTCAAGGTCATCGCACGCAAGCCCGCCCCCGTCTTCATCGGGGTCGTCGCCCAGTTCGTCATCATGCCGGCCCTGGCCTTCCTCGTCGCCCACGTGATGAAGCTGGACCCGGCCGTGGCCGTCGGGCTGTACATGCTGGGCTCCGTGCCGGGCGGCACCTCCTCGAACGTGATCGCCTACCTGGCGAAGGGCGACGTGGCGGTATCGATCGCCATGACGAGCGTATCCACACTCGTCTCGCCGATCATGACGCCGATCCTGATGCTCCTGCTGGCCGGAACCCGCACCGATGTCAACGCCTCGGCCATGGCGCTCAGCCTGGTGCAGACCGTGCTGGTGCCGGTGATCGCCGGGCTGCTCCTGCGCACCTACGCTAACGCGTTCGTGGACAAGATCCTGCCGGTGCTGCCCGTGGTCTCTATCGTGGGCATCGGTGGAGTGGTCTTCGGCACCGTGGCCAAAAGTGCGGACCTCCTCGCCAGCGTCGGGGTCGCGCTCTTCGTGGCCGTGTTCGCCCACAACGTCCTCGGCTACCTGCTGGGCTACCTCACCGGGAAGGTCTTCCGCCTGCCGGAGCCGATCAACCGCACCCTGGCCACCGAGATCGGCACTCAGTCGGCCGGGCTCGCCTCCGGGATGAGCGCGAAGTTCTTTGCGCCCGAGGCCGCACTTCCCGGCGCGGTGGCAGCCGTGCTCCACAACATCACTGGCGCCATCTACGCTGCCTTGATGCGCAGGCGCCCGCTGCCGGCGGCCGCGGCGAAGCAGCCCGTCCGGGTCTAG
- the panC gene encoding pantoate--beta-alanine ligase, producing the protein MAQAAHTPEELRAVLSGLCAPGKTVGLVPTMGALHAGHARLVELARKENDVVVASVFVNLLQFSQLGDCADFRDYPRDEAADVAFLDSRGVDVIFAPTTQAMYPDGVPQIWVRTGRMGEVLEGASRPGHFDGVATVVTKLMSLVRPTRAYFGQKDAQQVAIVHRMVADLNLGVEIRAVPIVRAADGLAESSRNQHLSATDREHALALHRALFRLREQAGRGARPDLAGERARLAAADGIDLDYLVIVDPSTFAEDPDGSLALVAARVGTTRLIDNAVLRAAP; encoded by the coding sequence ATGGCCCAGGCCGCCCACACGCCCGAGGAGCTGCGCGCGGTGTTATCCGGGTTGTGCGCCCCGGGTAAGACGGTAGGGCTCGTGCCCACAATGGGCGCGCTGCACGCCGGCCACGCCCGGCTGGTCGAGCTCGCCCGGAAAGAAAACGACGTGGTCGTCGCGTCGGTGTTCGTCAACCTGCTGCAGTTTAGCCAGCTTGGCGATTGCGCCGACTTCCGCGACTACCCGCGCGACGAGGCCGCGGACGTCGCGTTCCTCGACTCCCGCGGGGTGGACGTCATCTTCGCTCCCACAACGCAGGCCATGTACCCCGACGGCGTCCCCCAGATCTGGGTGCGCACCGGCCGGATGGGCGAGGTGCTCGAAGGGGCCAGCCGACCCGGGCACTTCGACGGCGTGGCCACCGTGGTAACCAAGCTGATGAGCCTCGTCCGGCCCACGCGGGCCTACTTCGGGCAGAAGGACGCCCAGCAGGTGGCGATCGTGCACCGTATGGTAGCCGACCTCAACCTGGGGGTGGAGATTCGCGCCGTGCCCATCGTGCGCGCCGCCGACGGACTCGCCGAGTCCAGCCGCAACCAGCACCTGTCCGCCACCGACCGCGAGCACGCGCTCGCGCTGCATCGCGCGTTATTTAGACTGCGCGAGCAGGCCGGGCGCGGGGCGCGCCCGGACCTAGCCGGCGAGCGCGCCCGGCTGGCCGCCGCGGACGGGATCGACCTCGACTACCTGGTCATCGTGGACCCGAGCACCTTCGCCGAGGACCCGGACGGCAGCCTCGCGTTGGTGGCCGCCCGGGTGGGAACAACCCGGCTGATCGACAACGCGGTCCTGCGGGCTGCTCCTTAA